The proteins below are encoded in one region of Dasypus novemcinctus isolate mDasNov1 chromosome 13, mDasNov1.1.hap2, whole genome shotgun sequence:
- the ANKRD35 gene encoding ankyrin repeat domain-containing protein 35 isoform X1, with product MKRIFSCSSSQVAVEKWNRRDQKLLEAVQRGDVGRVAALASRKSARPTKLDSNGQSPFHLAASKGLTECLTILLANGADVNSKNEDGSTALHLATISCQPQCVKVLLQHGANEDAVDGENRSPLHWAASSGCASSVLLLCDHEAFLDVLDNDGRTPLMIASLGGHAAICSQLLQRGARVNVTDKNDKSALILACEKGSAEVAELLLSHGADAGAVDSMGHDALHYALHSQDKALWRLLQQALNRRRRRGQGLVQRSDLPSRASPSEPQVDSPPKSPWRAEPEEEQEEEEVEDPYSEEWRWKYEEEQRKVSRLEQQLVQKTEECKAQAAAYVGLENQIREQVQELGLLLSQEPGAPGRPGTSARPGGDGMEQGCPLDQLAERIQELKKQHQAARANPVPAPTKAQDSAPRELQYETHGSHPEEQGTPHNPRSETIRKATEQQLTTSGRQALDPGQTDQPDAGRKERPRAPGAEPAGTAAEPVGSAAMNQLLLQLREELAAVWREKDAARGALSRPILEEALGTPRAEAAAAAWEKMEARLERVLVRLDRAKAGLQARPEAPGREPREGAPKVAPGSHTKKDEEKEKRVPGARGEPLGAPGGEQALGGGLAKGHLEKEVSALRLSNSNLLEELGELGRERQRLQGELQSLSQQLQREFVPKPEAQVQLQQLRRSVGLLTDELAVEKEAAEKLRKRLASQSSGLRELWDCLPPDLVGKESARSVASPLEELQACIGTLVDRHRQAQQVLARLEEENQQLRRTPVPRGEPGASPQAPASPQVAALEQDLGKLEEELRAVQATMSGKSQEIGKLKQLLYQATEEVAELRAREAASLRQHEKTRGSLVAQAQAWGQELKALLEKYNTACREMGRLREAVAEERRRSGDLASRAAEQERQAGELRGRSEQFEKTAELLKEKTEHLIGACRDKEAKIKELLKKLEQLSEEVLAVRGENAHLALQLQESQKNHEEIISTYRNHLLNAARGYMEQDVYNILLRILSTQEE from the exons ATGAAGCGCATCTTCTCCTGCTCCAGCTCACAGGTGGCG GTGGAGAAATGGAACCGCCGTGATCAGAAGCTGCTGGAGGCAGTGCAGCGGGGGGATGTGGGACGTGTGGCTGCCCTGGCCTCCCGGAAGTCTGCCCGACCCACCAAGCTAGACTCCAACGGCCAGTCCCC GTTTCACCTGGCAGCCTCCAAAGGCCTGACGGAGTGCCTGACTATTCTGCTTGCAAATGGGGCTGACGTCAACAGCAAGAACGAGGACG GAAGCACCGCCCTGCACTTGGCCACCATCTCCTGCCAGCCACAGTGTGTCAAGGTCCTGCTGCAG CACGGCGCCAATGAAGATGCTGTGGATGGAGAAAACCGCAGCCCGTTGCACTGGGCAG CCTCCTCTGGCTGTGCCTCAAGTGTGCTCCTGCTGTGTGACCACGAAGCCTTCCTGGATGTCCTGGATAAT GATGGACGTACGCCCCTGATGATCGCGTCGCTAGGTGGTCACGCAGCTATCTGCTCCCAGCTGCTGCAGAGAGGCGCCCGAGTCAACGTCACAGACAAGAATGACAA GTCAGCTCTGATCCTGGCCTGTGAGAAAGGCAGTGCCGAGGTGGCTGAGCTGCTCCTGAGTCATGGAGCAGATGCGGGGGCAGTGGACAGCATGGGGCACGACGCCCTGCATTATGCTCTGCACTCACAGGACAAGGCCCTGTGGAGGCTGCTGCAGCAGGCCCTGAACCGGCGACGGAGGAGAG GTCAGGGGCTGGTTCAACGTTCAGATCTTCCATCCCGG GCCTCCCCATCGGAGCCCCAGGTGGACTCTCCACCTAAGAGCCCATGGAGAGCAGAGCctgaggaggagcaggaggaagaggaggtcGAAGATCCGTACTCAGAGGAGTGGCGGTGGAAGTATGAAGAGGAGCAGAGGAAAGTTTCTCGGTTGGAACAGCAGCTGGTGCAAAAGACAGAAGAGTGTAAGGCTCAAGCCGCCGCCTACGTGGGCCTGGAGAACCAGATTCGAGAGCAGGTGCAGGAGCTGGGGCTCCTCCTATCCCAAGagcctggggccccaggaaggcCAGGCACTAGTGCCCGGCCTGGAGGGGATGGCATGGAGCAGGGCTGTCCCCTGGACCAGCTGGCTGAACGCATACAAGAGCTAAAGAAGCAGCACCAGGCAGCCAGGGCAAACCCAGTGCCAGCACCCACAAAGGCCCAGGATTCAGCCCCAAGGGAACTCCAGTATGAAACCCATGGGTCCCACCCAGAAGAACAGGGGACACCCCACAACCCAAGGTCTGAGACCATCAGGAAGGCCACAGAACAACAACTGACCACTAGTGGGAGGCAGGCCCTTGACCCTGGTCAGACGGACCAACCGGATGCTGGTCGGAAGGAGCGGCCTCGGGCCCCAGGGGCCGAACCAGCAGGCACAGCGGCAGAGCCAGTGGGCTCGGCCGCCATGAACCAGCTCCTGCTACAACTAAGGGAGGAACTGGCCGCAGTGTGGCGAGAAAAGGATGCTGCCCGGGGGGCTTTGTCAAGACCAATCCTGGAAGAAGCTCTGGGGACTCCCCGGGCTGAGGCTGCAGCAGCTGCGTGGGAGAAGATGGAGGCCCGGCTGGAGCGGGTGCTGGTGAGGCTGGATCGGGCAAAAGCAGGGCTACAGGCGAGACCCGAGGCCCCTGGCCGGGAGCCCCGAGAGGGTGCGCCAAAGGTGGCCCCAGGGAGCCACACCAAAAAGgatgaagagaaggagaaaagagtcCCTGGGGCCCGGGGGGAGCCCCTGGGAGCCCCTGGAGGGGAACAGGCCCTGGGAGGAGGCCTGGCCAAGGGACACCTGGAGAAGGAGGTGTCAGCGCTGAGACTGAGCAACAGTAACTTGCTGGAGGAGTTGGGGGAGCTGGGGCGAGAGCGGCAGCGGTTGCAGGGGGAGCTGCAGTCCCTGAGCCAGCAGCTACAGCGGGAGTTCGTGCCCAAGCCGGAGGCGCAGGTGCAGCTGCAGCAGTTGCGGCGGAGTGTGGGGCTGCTGACGGATGAACTGGCCGTGGAGAAGGAGGCGGCGGAGAAGCTGCGGAAGCGCCTGGCTTCCCAGAGCAGTGGCCTCCGAGAGCTGTGGGACTGCCTGCCGCCAGACCTGGTGGGCAAGGAGAGCGCCCGCAGCGTGGCCTCGCCCCTGGAGGAGCTGCAGGCCTGCATCGGCACCCTGGTGGACAGGCACCGCCAGGCCCAGCAGGTACTGGCCCGGCTCGAGGAGGAAAACCAGCAGCTGCGAAGAACCCCCGTCCCACGTGGGGAGCCCGGCGCTTCCCCCCAGGCCCCGGCATCCCCCCAGGTGGCCGCTCTGGAGCAAGACCTGGGGAAGCTGGAGGAAGAGCTGCGGGCCGTTCAGGCCACCATGAGTGGGAAGAGCCAGGAGATCGGGAAGCTGAAGCAGCTGCTCTACCAGGCCACGGAGGAAGTGGCCGAGCTGAGGGCGCGGGAGGCGGCCAGCCTGCGGCAGCACGAGAAGACGCGGGGCTCGCTGGTGGCGCAGGCCCAGGCGTGGGGCCAGGAGCTGAAGGCCCTGCTGGAAAAGTATAACACGGCCTGCAGGGAGATGGGTCGGCTTCGGGAGGCCGTGGCCGAGGAGCGCCGCAGGAGCGGAGACCTGGCCTCGCGGGCTGCTGAGCAGGAGCGGCAGGCCGGCGAGCTGCGCGGGCGCTCGGAGCAGTTCGAGAAGACCGCGGAGCTGCTCAAAGAGAAGACGGAGCATCTCATTGGAGCTTGCCGGGACAAGGAGGCCAAG ATCAAGGAATTGTTGAAGAAGCTGGAGCAACTTTCAGAGGAGGTCCTAGCGGTGCGGGGAGAAAATGCTCACCTTGCCCTGCAGCTGCAG GAGTCCCAGAAGAACCATGAAGAGATCATCTCCACCTATAGGAATCATCTCCTGAATGCTGCTCGG GGCTATATGGAACAGGATGTGTACAATATCTTGCTGCGAATCCTCAGCACACAGGAGGAGTGA
- the ANKRD35 gene encoding ankyrin repeat domain-containing protein 35 isoform X2, translated as MIASLGGHAAICSQLLQRGARVNVTDKNDKSALILACEKGSAEVAELLLSHGADAGAVDSMGHDALHYALHSQDKALWRLLQQALNRRRRRGQGLVQRSDLPSRASPSEPQVDSPPKSPWRAEPEEEQEEEEVEDPYSEEWRWKYEEEQRKVSRLEQQLVQKTEECKAQAAAYVGLENQIREQVQELGLLLSQEPGAPGRPGTSARPGGDGMEQGCPLDQLAERIQELKKQHQAARANPVPAPTKAQDSAPRELQYETHGSHPEEQGTPHNPRSETIRKATEQQLTTSGRQALDPGQTDQPDAGRKERPRAPGAEPAGTAAEPVGSAAMNQLLLQLREELAAVWREKDAARGALSRPILEEALGTPRAEAAAAAWEKMEARLERVLVRLDRAKAGLQARPEAPGREPREGAPKVAPGSHTKKDEEKEKRVPGARGEPLGAPGGEQALGGGLAKGHLEKEVSALRLSNSNLLEELGELGRERQRLQGELQSLSQQLQREFVPKPEAQVQLQQLRRSVGLLTDELAVEKEAAEKLRKRLASQSSGLRELWDCLPPDLVGKESARSVASPLEELQACIGTLVDRHRQAQQVLARLEEENQQLRRTPVPRGEPGASPQAPASPQVAALEQDLGKLEEELRAVQATMSGKSQEIGKLKQLLYQATEEVAELRAREAASLRQHEKTRGSLVAQAQAWGQELKALLEKYNTACREMGRLREAVAEERRRSGDLASRAAEQERQAGELRGRSEQFEKTAELLKEKTEHLIGACRDKEAKIKELLKKLEQLSEEVLAVRGENAHLALQLQESQKNHEEIISTYRNHLLNAARGYMEQDVYNILLRILSTQEE; from the exons ATGATCGCGTCGCTAGGTGGTCACGCAGCTATCTGCTCCCAGCTGCTGCAGAGAGGCGCCCGAGTCAACGTCACAGACAAGAATGACAA GTCAGCTCTGATCCTGGCCTGTGAGAAAGGCAGTGCCGAGGTGGCTGAGCTGCTCCTGAGTCATGGAGCAGATGCGGGGGCAGTGGACAGCATGGGGCACGACGCCCTGCATTATGCTCTGCACTCACAGGACAAGGCCCTGTGGAGGCTGCTGCAGCAGGCCCTGAACCGGCGACGGAGGAGAG GTCAGGGGCTGGTTCAACGTTCAGATCTTCCATCCCGG GCCTCCCCATCGGAGCCCCAGGTGGACTCTCCACCTAAGAGCCCATGGAGAGCAGAGCctgaggaggagcaggaggaagaggaggtcGAAGATCCGTACTCAGAGGAGTGGCGGTGGAAGTATGAAGAGGAGCAGAGGAAAGTTTCTCGGTTGGAACAGCAGCTGGTGCAAAAGACAGAAGAGTGTAAGGCTCAAGCCGCCGCCTACGTGGGCCTGGAGAACCAGATTCGAGAGCAGGTGCAGGAGCTGGGGCTCCTCCTATCCCAAGagcctggggccccaggaaggcCAGGCACTAGTGCCCGGCCTGGAGGGGATGGCATGGAGCAGGGCTGTCCCCTGGACCAGCTGGCTGAACGCATACAAGAGCTAAAGAAGCAGCACCAGGCAGCCAGGGCAAACCCAGTGCCAGCACCCACAAAGGCCCAGGATTCAGCCCCAAGGGAACTCCAGTATGAAACCCATGGGTCCCACCCAGAAGAACAGGGGACACCCCACAACCCAAGGTCTGAGACCATCAGGAAGGCCACAGAACAACAACTGACCACTAGTGGGAGGCAGGCCCTTGACCCTGGTCAGACGGACCAACCGGATGCTGGTCGGAAGGAGCGGCCTCGGGCCCCAGGGGCCGAACCAGCAGGCACAGCGGCAGAGCCAGTGGGCTCGGCCGCCATGAACCAGCTCCTGCTACAACTAAGGGAGGAACTGGCCGCAGTGTGGCGAGAAAAGGATGCTGCCCGGGGGGCTTTGTCAAGACCAATCCTGGAAGAAGCTCTGGGGACTCCCCGGGCTGAGGCTGCAGCAGCTGCGTGGGAGAAGATGGAGGCCCGGCTGGAGCGGGTGCTGGTGAGGCTGGATCGGGCAAAAGCAGGGCTACAGGCGAGACCCGAGGCCCCTGGCCGGGAGCCCCGAGAGGGTGCGCCAAAGGTGGCCCCAGGGAGCCACACCAAAAAGgatgaagagaaggagaaaagagtcCCTGGGGCCCGGGGGGAGCCCCTGGGAGCCCCTGGAGGGGAACAGGCCCTGGGAGGAGGCCTGGCCAAGGGACACCTGGAGAAGGAGGTGTCAGCGCTGAGACTGAGCAACAGTAACTTGCTGGAGGAGTTGGGGGAGCTGGGGCGAGAGCGGCAGCGGTTGCAGGGGGAGCTGCAGTCCCTGAGCCAGCAGCTACAGCGGGAGTTCGTGCCCAAGCCGGAGGCGCAGGTGCAGCTGCAGCAGTTGCGGCGGAGTGTGGGGCTGCTGACGGATGAACTGGCCGTGGAGAAGGAGGCGGCGGAGAAGCTGCGGAAGCGCCTGGCTTCCCAGAGCAGTGGCCTCCGAGAGCTGTGGGACTGCCTGCCGCCAGACCTGGTGGGCAAGGAGAGCGCCCGCAGCGTGGCCTCGCCCCTGGAGGAGCTGCAGGCCTGCATCGGCACCCTGGTGGACAGGCACCGCCAGGCCCAGCAGGTACTGGCCCGGCTCGAGGAGGAAAACCAGCAGCTGCGAAGAACCCCCGTCCCACGTGGGGAGCCCGGCGCTTCCCCCCAGGCCCCGGCATCCCCCCAGGTGGCCGCTCTGGAGCAAGACCTGGGGAAGCTGGAGGAAGAGCTGCGGGCCGTTCAGGCCACCATGAGTGGGAAGAGCCAGGAGATCGGGAAGCTGAAGCAGCTGCTCTACCAGGCCACGGAGGAAGTGGCCGAGCTGAGGGCGCGGGAGGCGGCCAGCCTGCGGCAGCACGAGAAGACGCGGGGCTCGCTGGTGGCGCAGGCCCAGGCGTGGGGCCAGGAGCTGAAGGCCCTGCTGGAAAAGTATAACACGGCCTGCAGGGAGATGGGTCGGCTTCGGGAGGCCGTGGCCGAGGAGCGCCGCAGGAGCGGAGACCTGGCCTCGCGGGCTGCTGAGCAGGAGCGGCAGGCCGGCGAGCTGCGCGGGCGCTCGGAGCAGTTCGAGAAGACCGCGGAGCTGCTCAAAGAGAAGACGGAGCATCTCATTGGAGCTTGCCGGGACAAGGAGGCCAAG ATCAAGGAATTGTTGAAGAAGCTGGAGCAACTTTCAGAGGAGGTCCTAGCGGTGCGGGGAGAAAATGCTCACCTTGCCCTGCAGCTGCAG GAGTCCCAGAAGAACCATGAAGAGATCATCTCCACCTATAGGAATCATCTCCTGAATGCTGCTCGG GGCTATATGGAACAGGATGTGTACAATATCTTGCTGCGAATCCTCAGCACACAGGAGGAGTGA